One Streptomyces umbrinus genomic window, CGGCTCCCTGGTGACGGGCGAGATCCGGGCGGGGCGCGGGGCCCGGCGCATCGAAAGCCTGCAGGGGACTGGGCCCCCAGACGGAATCGGTGTCCGAGTTGGGATCGGCGTCAGAGGGGTGCCGCGAGGGATGTCCGGTACCCGGCTGAGGTACGGAACCCTCAACGGGCCCGGCCCCGGCGCCCGGCCGGGATCCCGCGGCCGCCGGGTACGAGCCCCCACCCGGATGCGGGTCCATGCCCGGAGCCACCGACACCACGGGACCCGCCTGCGTCTCCTCCGCCCGGACCCGGCGTCCCGGCCTGGAGTCGAGATACCGCTGGGCCGCCCACCCGAGCACCCCCTCGGCCAGCAGGCCGGCGAGACGGCCGCCCGACTGGTCCAGCTGGCCGGCCGTGGACTGGCAGTGCGGGCAGCCGGCCATGTGCTCCTGCAGATCGGGGCAGATCCTGCCGCCGGGCCGGAGCGATACGTCGAGCAGCCGACTGTAGCGGCGGCACTCCTCGTCGGGGGCGAGTTCGCGATGGTTCTCCAGGCAGTTCTGGCGCAGCAGTTCCCGCGCACGTTCCAGCGCGACGGAAGCGTCCTCGACGGAGATTCCGAGCAGGCGGGCCGGTACCGCGAGATCCTCGGCCTCCACCTCTGCATGCCACAGAACACAGCGGGCGGACTCCGGCAGCCGATGGAACGCGCGCGACACGAGCCGCCTGTTCTCCGGCGGGAGAAGCCGGTCCGCGGCCCGGTCCTTGTCGTTCGGGTCGGACCGCAGCTCGGGATGGAGCAGCTCCCGGCGTTTGTCCGCGTCCCATTCGCCCGCTATTCGGCGCACGGTCACCAGCAGTTGCGGCCGCCACGCGGCCTTCGGACCGGTGTGCCGAACCGACTCCCCGAAGAGCCGGGTGAATGCGGCGGTGGTGAGCATTCCGGCGTACTGCGCACCGTTCGTGCACAGTCGGGCGTACGAGAAGACCGGCACCCAGTGCCGGGCGAGCAGTTCCCCGGAGGGATACTGGGCGGGTGTCTTGCCCGAGCCCTTCTTCAGGTCTGCAGTGAGCCGTTCGTCCGTCGCATCGAACAGGCTTCCGGTTGTAGGGGAATTCGACGGGGTCGCGTCGCTCACGTGCACTTTCCTCCATAGCCCCCGCAGAAATAGTCCATACCAAGGGGTAAGGAATTTTTCCTGCACGCTTACGGGTGCACCTTTGCACAACGCACCGCCCGGAACAAGAGAACGCTCTCAATCCTCCATTCCCCTCAGCGTCTTTGGCGGAGACAAAGTGTCAACAGAAGCCCGAAGCAATGCGATTCGGAATCACACACTCTCAAGTTACTCGAAGTAAGTACCGATTTGGCACCGGAAGAGAAGGGGGCCGCTGCCGGTAATTCGTTGGAATATGCAACCCAAGAACGCAGGGAAGGAGCTCGACGTCGGGGTCTTGGACACGCCCCCGTTCACCTCCGCAACAGGCCGTCTGATTCGATCAAACGAAACCGACAATCACTCCCGAAGGACGAACCCTGAGTTCCACACTCGCCACAGCCCTTTCCGCCGTTCTCCTCGTGGCGGTACTGGCCTGTGCCGTGATCCGTCCCTTCGGCCTGCCGGAGGCCACCGTGGCGGTCCCGGCCGCCGGTGTGGTGATCGCGGCCGGCGCGATCACGCTCGACCACGCACGCGCCGAGGCCGAGCTGCTCGGGCCTGTGGTGGGCTTCCTGGCCGCGGTGCTCGTGCTCGCCAAACTCTGCGACGACGAGGGGCTCTTCCAGGCGTGCGGCGCCTGGCTGGCCCGTACGTCCAAGGCGCGGCCACAACGGCTGCTGGCCGCCAACTTCCTTCTCGCCTCGGTGATCACGGCCGTACTGAGCCTGGACGCCACCGTCGTCCTGCTCACTCCGGTGGTGTTCGCGACCGTGGCCCGGCTCGGCGCCCGCCCGAAGCCCCACGTGTACGCCACCGCCCACCTGTCGAACACGGCCTCGCTGCTGCTGCCCGTCTCCAACCTCACCAATCTGCTGGCGTTCACGGCCAGCGGTCTGAGCTTCACCCGGTTCGCCGTGCTGATGGGGCCCGCGTGGGCCGTCGCGATCGCCGCCGAGTATCTGGTCTTCCGGCGCTTCTTCGCCGGCGACCTCAAGGGCGACGCCCCGGAGCCGACCACGGTCGAGCCGGTCGAGCTGCCCGTGTTCGCGCTGGTCACGGTCGCCTGTACGCTCGCGGGCTTCGCCGTGGCGTCCGCGCTCGGGATCGAACCTGCCTGGGCCGCACTGGCCGGGGCGCTCGTCCTGGCCGGCCGGGCACTGGTCCGCGGGCGCACCACACCGCTCGCCGTCGTGCGCGCCACCTCACCGGCCTTCCTCGCCTTCGTCCTGGCGCTCGGGATCGTGGTACGTGCCGTGGTCGACAACGGCCTCGCGGACGTGCTCGGCCATCTGGTCCCCGACTCGTCGAGCCTGTTGGCGCTGCTCGGCATCGCGGCCCTCGCGGCCGTCTTGGCGAACCTCATCAACAACCTGCCCGCGGTCCTGGTGCTGCTGCCCCTGGCGGCCGTGGCGGGCCCGGGCCCGGTCCTAGCCGTACTCCTCGGGGTGAACATCGGCCCCAATCTCACCTACGCCGGATCGCTGGCCACGCTGCTGTGGCGGCGCATCGTGCATCAGCACGAACACGAGGTCGATCTCGGCGAGTTCACGCGGCTCGGCCTGATCACCGTGCCCGCCACCCTGATCCCGGCCGTGGTGGCCCTCTGGCTCTCGCTGCGCGTGTTCGGAGCCTGAGGCGCGCACGCCCCCGGGGCACCTCGACCGGGGCACCTCAACCGGGTCGGCCGCCGCGGCCCGGCCAGGTCGTGCGCGGAGCATTGACGCTGTGACATGGCCATGCAATGCTCCGTTTTGGGAGCGCTCCCACTGTCCTGTCGTCCCCGTGAGACGGCATCCGTGGACCCAGTCCAGGCACCGGGAGGCGCTCCATGCTCACGTTCCCGCACGTGCACCGCCGCCCCACAAGACGCCGTACGAGAAAACGCACGACGGCCGCCCTGCTCACGGCGGCCCTGCTCTCCGGCGGCATGGCCCTCGCCCCCGGCGCGACCGGGCTGTCGTCCGCCGGATCACCGTCGGCCGCACCGCCGTCCGCCGCGGACCCGGCCGCCGCCGCGACGACGCCCGTGCGCGTGAACCAGGCGGGCTACCTGCCGGACGGCCCCAAGCGGGCCACCGTGGTCACCGCGGCCACCCAGCCGCTGACCTGGCAGCTGCGCAACGCGTCGGGCGCCGTGGCCGCCTCCGGCCGGACCGTCGTGCACGGGGCGGACACGGCCTCGGGCGAGGCGACCCACACCGCGGACTTCTCCGCGTACCGGAAGGCGGGCTCGGGGTTCGTCCTGGTGGTCGACGGGCAGAACAGCACGCCCTTCGACATCCGCGCGGACCTCTACGACAGCCTGCGCTCGGACGCGATGGCGTTCTTCTACCACCAGCGCAGCGGCACGCCGATCGAGGCCTCGCTGGTGGGTCCCGCCTACGCGCGCCCTGCCGCGCACATCGGAGTCGCGCCGAACCAGGGCGACACGAACGTGCCCTGTCAGGCCGGGGTGTGCGACTACACCCAGGACGTGCGGGGCGGCTGGTACGACGCGGGCGACCACGGCAAGTACGTCGTCAACGGCGGGATCTCCGTCTGGACGCTCGTCGACTCCTTCGCGCGGGCCGAACGGGCGGGCAACGCGTCCGCGCTCGGCGACTCGACCCTGCGGATACCCGAGCGCGGCAACGGCGTCCCGGACGTGCTGGACGAGGCCCGCTGGGAGCTCGACTTCCTGATGCGGATGCAGGTGCCGGAGGGCAAGCCGTACGCCGGTATGGCCTTCCACAAGATCCATGACGCGGCCTGGACGGGCATCCCGACCCGCCCCGAACTCGACGCCCAGCCGCGCGAGTTGCACCGCCCGTCCACCGCGGCCACGCTCAACCTCGCCGCCACGGCGGCCCAGTGCGCGCGTGTCTTCAAGCCGTACGACTCCACGTACGCGAAGCGGTGTCTGAGCGTGGCCCGTACGGCGTGGACCGCGGCGAAGGCCAACCCCGCGGTCTACGCCCCGGAATCGGACAGCACGGGCGGCGGCCCCTACAACGACACCCAGGTCACGGACGACTTCTACTGGGCGGCGACCGAGCTGTACGCGGCGACCGGGGAGCGCGCCTACCGGGACGCGGTCACGTCCTCGCCCTGGCACACCTCGTCGAGCGCGCTCACGCCGACCGGCTTCAACTGGGCCGACACCGCGGCGCTCGGCCGCCTGACCCTGGCGACCGTGCCGAACGGCCTGCCCGCCTCCGACATCAGGCGTGTGCGCGCGTCGGTGACGGCCGCGGCCGACGGACACCTCGCCATGATGGCGGGCCAGGGCTATGCGGTGCCCATCCCCGCGAACGGGTATGTGTGGGGTTCCAACAGCCAGGTCACCAACAACGCGATCGTCATGGCCACCGCCTACGCGCTCACCGGTCAACAGCGGTACCGAGCCGGGGTGTTGGAGTCGATGGACTACTTGCTGGGCCGCAACGCGCTCGACCTCTCGTACGTCACCGGCTACGGCGACACGTACGCCCGCAACCAGCACCACAGGTTCTGGGCGAACCAGTACGACGCCTCGCTGCCCAACCCGCCGTCGGGCTCCCTCGCGGGCGGTCCCAACAGCGGTCTGCAGGACCCGGTGGCGCAGGAGCACCTGGCGGGGTGCTCCCCCGCGGCCTGCTACATCGACGACATCGGCTCGTACTCCACCAACGAGGTGACGGTCAACTGGAACGCCCCGCTGGCCTGGCTGGCGGCCTTCGCCGCCGAGCGCTGCCCGCCGCGCGACTAGATCACGACGGTCGTCAGCGTCGGAGCCCGGCCCGGTACGCGCCGGGCGGGGCTCCGTAGCGCTGCCGGAAGGCCCGGTTGAAGTGGAACGGGCTGCTGAAGCCGGAGGCCGCGGCGACCCGTTCCACCGGCAGGTCGGTGGCTTCAAGGAGCCGCGCGGCGTGCAGCAGCCGGGCGGCCAGCAGTGCCCGCATCGGGGACCGGCCCAGCTGCTGGGTGAAGAGGTGCGCGAAGCGGGAGGGCGAGAGCGAGACCCCAGCGGCCAGTGATTCCACGGTGTGCGGGGCGCCCGGGTCGGCCGCGATGAGCGCCTCGGCCTGCCGGATCCGTGCGTCGAGGCCGGACCGGTCGGGTTCCCCGCGGGCCGTGGCGGTGGCAAGCAGGACGGCGGACTCCAGGGAGCAGAGGGTGAGCTCGCGGGCGGCGGTTCCGTGGGCCACGGCGACCCGGACGTCCTCGGGCTCCCCGTCGAGCTCTTCCTCGGGCCTTTCCTCGGGCGGGGCCCCTGCCCCGGTCCACCGGGCGTCCGCGAGCATCCGCCGGAACGCCGAGTTCAGTCGTCCCCGCACACCGTCCGGGACCGGTGTGACGGCGTACAGCCGGTCCCCGAGCGCGTACGGCCGCAGCCACTCCGTCCAGGTCGGCCGTGCCTGGCAGTGCACCCACCAGAACGCCCAGTGCCTCGCGCCCGGTGCGACCGCGTAGTGGTGGGGCAGGTCCGGGCCGAGGACGACGAGGTCTCCCGCGCCCGCCCCCGTCTCCGCGGCGCCCTGGGCGAGCCGGCCCTCACCGCCGGTGGTCCAGACGAAGAGCCAGCTGTCGGCGCCGTCCGGCCGGCTGATGCTGTAGCCGGGGCGCTGGTCGAAGCGGCCGACCGTCACGAGGCCGGGCGGCGGGGCCGGGACAGCAGGCTCGGGCAACTGGACAGCACGCACAGGCATCCTCCCGGAAGGCGCTTCTGCCTAGCGTGAGGCATACAGGACACCGACGCGAAGGGACGGTCGTATGACAGTCACGGACAGGGGGGCGACAACAGAGGCAGGCGCGGGCGGGGACGTCGTGCGGCGCTTCGAGGAGGACGGCTTCACCGTGGCGCGCGGGCTGTTCGCCCCGGCCCAGATCGACGCGCTGTGCGCCGAGTTCGCCGCGCTGCACGCCCGCGGACCGGTCCCCGGGCACTTCGAACCCCGCGCGACCGGGACGACGGGCCCGGCGGACCCGCTGCACGTCTACCCCCGGGTCATGAACCCGCACCGCATCAACGACCTGGCGCTGCGCCACCTTCTCGAACCCCGGCTGCGGGACATCCTCGAACTGCTGCTGGGCGAGGAGGTGTTGGCGGCGCAGAGCATGTTCTACTTCAAGCCGCCCGGCGCCCGCGGCCAGGCTCTGCACCAGGACAACTTCTATCTGCGGGTGGAGCCGGGCACCTGTGTGGCCGCCTGGGTCGCCTGCGATGTGATCGACCGGGAGAACGGCGGCCTCGAAGTGGTCCCGGGCACCCACCGCATGGACGTGTTCTGCCCCGAAGAGGCCGACGAGGGGCTGTCGTTCGCCCGCGAGTACGTCCCGCCGCCGCCCGGACTGGCCCCCGTTCCGGTCGACATGCAACCGGGGGACGTCCTGTTCTTCAACGGCAGCCTGGTGCACGGCTCCCAGCCCAACCACAGCGCCGACCGCTTCCGCCGCTCGTACATCGGGCACTACGTCGGCCGCTCCGCCGAGCGCATCGGCCGCTTCTATCCCACCCTTTCGATGAGCGGGGAGCCCGTCCCGCTGCGGGAAAGCGAGGGCGCGGGCCCGTGCGGCACGGAGTTCGAGCCGGCGGGACCGCACTGAGCCCCTCGGGTTCCCTCCGGGTCAGGAGCGAAGCAACTCCGCCGCGCCCAGGTCGAGTACGCCGTCGTGCCAGGTCAGCCCGCGCAGAGCCCGTACGACGACGGGGGCGTCGGTGTCCAGACCGCGCGGCCCGACGCCGATGACGTACGCCCCGGCCGCGGCGCCCGCCGTGGCACCGGCCGCGCTGTCCTCGAAGACGACCGTGCGTGCCGGGTCCGTGCCCAGTTTCCCGGCGGCCGCCAGGTAGCCGTCGGGGGCGGGTTTGCCGTGGCTGACGTCGTCCGCGGTGATGAGGACGGGCGGCAGGGGCAGGCCCGCGGCGGCGATACGGGCCCGGGCGAGCGCGTTCACTCCGGAGGTCACCACGGCCCAGCTGCCCGGCGGCAGGCTCGTCAGCAGGCCGAGGGCGCCGGGCAGTGCGGTCGTGGTGGCCGCCTCCTCGATCTCCAGGCGGTCGATCTCGGCGAGGGCGGCCGGCCGTTCCCCGGGATCGGGCACGAGCAGTGCGACGGTGTCGGCGGAGCGCCGCCCGTGCACCATCGCGGTGACCCGGTCGGCGGCCAGACCGCGGGCGCGGGCCCACTTGCTCCATGCCTGGTCGACGCCCAGATCCGAGTCGACCAGCACGCCGTCGTTGTCGAACAGGAGGCCCTCGCAGGGGATGTTCACTGAAATGCACCTCACAGGGGCGGTTCCGGGCACGTCACCCGACCTGCTTTCCCGGGGGCGGGGTGGCCGCCGGGAAAGCAGGACATGGCCGCGCCCTCAGGTGACGGGACGGTTTCGGTAGCGGCCGACGAGCTCGCGCGCGGCGGTCTGCATCCGGGCGGGCGGCAGCCCCTGGGCCAGCAGGGTCAGGTCGTCGACGACCATGTCGCCGATGGTCAGGAAAGCCTCCGGGATACCGCCCGCACGATGGGCGGAGAGGACCAGGCCCTCCAGTTCGCGGGCCGGGTCGTCGGCGGCGACGGGTTCGTCGGGCCAGACGTCGATGCCCGCGAGCAGCCTGCCCTCGGCCACCCGCGCGAGCAGCGCCGGGAAGTCCACG contains:
- a CDS encoding SLC13 family permease; translation: MTPEGRTLSSTLATALSAVLLVAVLACAVIRPFGLPEATVAVPAAGVVIAAGAITLDHARAEAELLGPVVGFLAAVLVLAKLCDDEGLFQACGAWLARTSKARPQRLLAANFLLASVITAVLSLDATVVLLTPVVFATVARLGARPKPHVYATAHLSNTASLLLPVSNLTNLLAFTASGLSFTRFAVLMGPAWAVAIAAEYLVFRRFFAGDLKGDAPEPTTVEPVELPVFALVTVACTLAGFAVASALGIEPAWAALAGALVLAGRALVRGRTTPLAVVRATSPAFLAFVLALGIVVRAVVDNGLADVLGHLVPDSSSLLALLGIAALAAVLANLINNLPAVLVLLPLAAVAGPGPVLAVLLGVNIGPNLTYAGSLATLLWRRIVHQHEHEVDLGEFTRLGLITVPATLIPAVVALWLSLRVFGA
- a CDS encoding glycoside hydrolase family 9 protein, which encodes MLTFPHVHRRPTRRRTRKRTTAALLTAALLSGGMALAPGATGLSSAGSPSAAPPSAADPAAAATTPVRVNQAGYLPDGPKRATVVTAATQPLTWQLRNASGAVAASGRTVVHGADTASGEATHTADFSAYRKAGSGFVLVVDGQNSTPFDIRADLYDSLRSDAMAFFYHQRSGTPIEASLVGPAYARPAAHIGVAPNQGDTNVPCQAGVCDYTQDVRGGWYDAGDHGKYVVNGGISVWTLVDSFARAERAGNASALGDSTLRIPERGNGVPDVLDEARWELDFLMRMQVPEGKPYAGMAFHKIHDAAWTGIPTRPELDAQPRELHRPSTAATLNLAATAAQCARVFKPYDSTYAKRCLSVARTAWTAAKANPAVYAPESDSTGGGPYNDTQVTDDFYWAATELYAATGERAYRDAVTSSPWHTSSSALTPTGFNWADTAALGRLTLATVPNGLPASDIRRVRASVTAAADGHLAMMAGQGYAVPIPANGYVWGSNSQVTNNAIVMATAYALTGQQRYRAGVLESMDYLLGRNALDLSYVTGYGDTYARNQHHRFWANQYDASLPNPPSGSLAGGPNSGLQDPVAQEHLAGCSPAACYIDDIGSYSTNEVTVNWNAPLAWLAAFAAERCPPRD
- a CDS encoding helix-turn-helix domain-containing protein; amino-acid sequence: MPVRAVQLPEPAVPAPPPGLVTVGRFDQRPGYSISRPDGADSWLFVWTTGGEGRLAQGAAETGAGAGDLVVLGPDLPHHYAVAPGARHWAFWWVHCQARPTWTEWLRPYALGDRLYAVTPVPDGVRGRLNSAFRRMLADARWTGAGAPPEERPEEELDGEPEDVRVAVAHGTAARELTLCSLESAVLLATATARGEPDRSGLDARIRQAEALIAADPGAPHTVESLAAGVSLSPSRFAHLFTQQLGRSPMRALLAARLLHAARLLEATDLPVERVAAASGFSSPFHFNRAFRQRYGAPPGAYRAGLRR
- a CDS encoding phytanoyl-CoA dioxygenase family protein — its product is MTVTDRGATTEAGAGGDVVRRFEEDGFTVARGLFAPAQIDALCAEFAALHARGPVPGHFEPRATGTTGPADPLHVYPRVMNPHRINDLALRHLLEPRLRDILELLLGEEVLAAQSMFYFKPPGARGQALHQDNFYLRVEPGTCVAAWVACDVIDRENGGLEVVPGTHRMDVFCPEEADEGLSFAREYVPPPPGLAPVPVDMQPGDVLFFNGSLVHGSQPNHSADRFRRSYIGHYVGRSAERIGRFYPTLSMSGEPVPLRESEGAGPCGTEFEPAGPH
- a CDS encoding HAD-IA family hydrolase produces the protein MNIPCEGLLFDNDGVLVDSDLGVDQAWSKWARARGLAADRVTAMVHGRRSADTVALLVPDPGERPAALAEIDRLEIEEAATTTALPGALGLLTSLPPGSWAVVTSGVNALARARIAAAGLPLPPVLITADDVSHGKPAPDGYLAAAGKLGTDPARTVVFEDSAAGATAGAAAGAYVIGVGPRGLDTDAPVVVRALRGLTWHDGVLDLGAAELLRS